CCTCTTGTATTTCTTGCCACTGCCGCACGGACAGGGATCATTGCGTCCGACCTTCTTCTGTTTCTCCGGCTGGGGAGCGGAGGGCTTGATGTCTGCAAGCTGTTTCAGAAGGTCAAAGCGCAATGCCTCGCTGGGCAGCTCCATTGTGAGGATCTGCTTGCGGAAGTTTTCAATGTCCATTTCGCCGGTTTGGAGGGATTTTCGGATGTTCGGACCAAGAGAGAGCGACTTGAAGCGTTCCTCCGGAGGCGTCATCTGCATCATCTCATCCGGTGTGTAGCCACGGTTGCAGGGCATCCGCGTCGTATTGCTGAATTTGCTGTAAAGTTCAACAAACCGATTCATGTCCCGATCAGACCGGAAGCGGATGTTCCTTTTATCGAAGTGACTTAGAACGCCCTCCACACTGCCCGAAACAGACCGGACGCCGTAGAGAAGATCGTCAAAGGCATCTTCCAGTTTGTCGCCGCTCAGACCAAGCCGCTCTTCCATAAAACGGCGGAGCGCAGTCTTTTCCGGAGTGTCCTCGCAGTAGAAGGGATCGTCGTATTCCAGCAGATGCTTCTTGTCAGGCACATAGTAAGGCTTTTCCCGCTGGCTGCGCTTCGTCTCTATGAAAAGGTCAATGGACTCCCCAATCAGTGTGACATCAATGATCTCGCGGTCAAGCGGCTTTGTGTGCCTGACATCTGTGTAAAGCTCATCTCCGCCCAGAATGTAGTAGTCCTCGCACTCATGACGGGCGATCTCTGCAAAGGCAAGAAATTCATCTTCCGTTACCAGCTTCGGGCTGAGGGAGAAAACAATCTCCTTTGCCTTGTGCAGCGGAATGATACCGTAGAGGTTTGCCATCGCATTGAAATATTTGCGCAGGAGGCGCGAGGTCGTGTCCTTCAGCGGGATTTCCCGATACCGGGCGTTCAGCTCCCGGCGTGTGTATTCCTCCGGAAACTCGATGTACTGTTCCTTGCTCATGCCTCTTCTTCCTCGATAATTCCGTAGTCAATCAGGACGTTCTCTTCGGCGTACTTCGGGCAGACAATACCCATCATCTCATACCGATAACGCCTCACCCGGCGAAACGACTTAACCGCCTCCGGTGCATAGGCGGCAGTCTCGCAGTGCGCATACTCCGGCATTTCCGCAAGATCATCCCGAACGGCACGGATAAGCGCGTCCGCCACATCATCAATGCTCTTGCCGGTTTCCACGGCAACCAGTTCATGCTTCCGGACTGCCTTATCCAGATCACCGGGGGAGCGAAACAGCTTGTATTTCATATCATTGCCCGTCCTTTCTCTCTATCGGTCTGTCTATTCTTCCTGAAATCTGTTCTTTAGGGACGCAATCATCGCTTGCGCGGCAATGCTCAGATACAAAACTCCAATTTCATAGATAAAGTCGCGGTCGATTACGATAAAGTATTCTCTAACGTGTGTAAAAACCAGTTCCATCAAGTCCCTGTACAGTGGATCATCAAAGGGCTTGAACCGCGTAAACTTGCTTTTGGCAGCGTCCCATGTCATAGACGCTTCGCCCTCAGCACTGGTCATTGCCTCACAGAGAATCATGCTGATGCCCATTTTCCCGTTACCGGTCAGGAGTTCTCCTTCGTAATAGCTGAGTAGGTCTTTCTTGCGCCGAAGCGGAATCATATCGCAGTTGTCATCCAGCTCAAATGCAATCAGCTCCGCAATCAGTTCCCGCCAGACTGCATAACCGGCGTTTATGGTTCCGTCCTCTTCGCGGCTGATGGTATCGTCCATGCAGTATCGCTCAAAGAAATTATCTCCGTCAATCTCGTTGCGGGTGCAGAAGATATGCGCCAGCTCATGCAGAAGAATGTGTTTCAACTCTGCCGGATGACGCGCTATGTCTGTGCGCAGAAGGATTCCGTCCGCGCCGTCTCCTGTGCCGACGAATGCAGAGGCGTGAAAGTCAAAATAGCCGTCCTCTGTATATCGGTCTTCCAGCCGGTCAGGGAAATACTGCTTGCAGAACTGCTCAAAGACTTCCTGCTGGTTTTCCGTCTGAAAGCAGCACAGCACAAGGTTGTCCTCGCTGAACTCCGTTCTCAAGCGTTCGTTAAAGATGGAAGCAGCATAGAAAAGGGCTTCTTTATAGTCGTTGTTGTTCATCTAATTACTATCCTTCATCCTCATTCAGCCCTCCGGTCTGACATTTTTCAGGAAGTCAGAGTGCGGTACATACGGCAAGTTGAGCTGCCAGCCCATGCGGTTCAGCTCGTTGAGCTTGATCAGCATCAGGTTGATGTTTGTTCCCATTGCAGCAGAAAGCTGCACCACATCGTAGTCCTGCTTCATCAGGTCAATCAGCTCATCATCGTCAATGATCAGGTGGGAGGCAAACGCATTCGCCTCATATTCGTGTTTTGTGCGCATATCGAACAGCACGAACTCCGGGAGCGGTTCGTTTCCTTTGGCAAGATCACGGTGAAAGGTATCATGCCCGATCTCGTGACCGCAAACCATTTGCATGATCAGATACTCCATGCTGGAGTTCAGAAGAATATGCCGCTCTTTATGGCGGTAGGTGTACATTCCGAGCAGATCGTTCAGATTGTCAAGAAAATGGAGATGAATGCCCAGCTCACGGGCAATCTTCAAGGTATCTCTTGTTCCACAGCTTTTGACAATGCTGTTCGCCTTTTTGTATATTTCCTCGGAGCGAATTATCACGGGACCTTCACCCCTTTCATGTTGAAAACAGTCAAAGTAAATCCGTCAAGAAACCGAGACGTAGACAGTTATTCCTCTGCGTCCGTACTGGTCTTCTTGTATTTCTTCGGCGTGTATTTCTCAACATTCCGGGCTTTGGATTCCCAATATATATCCTGCAACGCCTTCATCACCGCATCCTTGTCCTGCTCAGACAGCGTACCGCCCGCAAACAAGCCGGACATCCCTTCAATCAGGTCCTTTGCCTGTTTCATGCCACGGGAGCCGTACTGCTCGGATGCCTGAACCACAAACTCTTCGTCCTCGGTCAGCAGATAGTTCACATCCACCTTGAAGTATTCCGCGATTTTTCTGTAAGCGTCCTTGGTACGGGGAAAGGAAATGCCGTTCTCGTACCGGGTAATCATACGTCTGTTGATTCCCAGTGCATCGGCTACTTCCTGCTGGGTCAGCTTCCGCTTCTCCCGTTCAGCCTTGAATTTCTCTCCAAACGTCATTTTGGTAATCACTCCTGTTCACAAAAAGTTTGCGACATCAAATTGCGCAAGTCTATTGACAAAGGCACTTGAAGTGCGTATAATAATGACTGAGTAATCCAACTACTCATAGTATATCCTGAATTGCTCATCCTGTCAAGGGGCATGAGTAGTTGTACACGAAAAAGTTACATCTTTTGAGCAGTTCAAATGGACAGGCATTTATGCTGCCGAAGATCATCCGTACTGACATACACCGGTATAAGGGAACAGGAGTGAGAAAAACGCAAATGGCTACACAGTACAGAAAAGCATACGTCCCGGTTACGCTGGATGTGGACAAGGAGGGGGCAATCCTCCCTCGCCTTATCTGGTGGGACAACGGTGTGATCTTTCAAATCGACCAGATTCTTTACAAATGCCGCGCCACATCCAAGAAGGTTGGGGGCGGAGGCATCCGTTACACAGTTCAGATTCGCGGAAAGGAGTCATTTCTTTTTCACGAAGGAGACAAGTGGTTCGTCGAAGCAAAGGAGGACAACTGCTCATGATTTTATCCCAGCGCCAACTTGAAGAAATTGCAGCCTCAACAACAAAGGACTTCAATCGGTTCTTTTTCGGGGATGAGGCGGACAAGCCCGACCGATCAGCTTTGCCAACACCCATTGATCAGTTTGCAAAGAATTATCTCGGTCTTCGCGTATCATTCGCCCGTCTCTCGCCGGATGGAAGCATCTGCGGTGTCACTGCCTATGCCGACACTGAGTACAAGATCACGGAGCTTGGCATTACGCGCACACTGGCTTTGAAGCGTAATCAGGTCATCTTGGACGAGAGCTTCATTCGATCCGGCAACGTGCAGCGGCTCTGCGCCAAGCGCAGATTTACCCTTGCCCACGAGTGCGCCCATCAGATTCTCTTCCAACTGGAATCGGAAGATGTAAAGGCATCCTGCGAAATGAGATATTCCGCACGGACAGCCTATACGCCGCGAGAGCTGAAAACCCGCGAGGACTGGAACGAGTGGCAAGCAAATGTCTTGGGCGCGGCGATCCTGCTTCCTCAGAAAGAGGTTGACCTGGCAATGCGTCGGTTTGAAGAAACGCCGCTGATCAATTACGAGGGGAGGTATTCGTATGGTGATCACTTAACGCTGCGTCTTTTCTGCCGGTTGTTCGGTGTCTCCAAGACAACGGCGTCTATCCGCCTTCGTCAGCTCGGCTACATGGTAGATCGTCCACTCTGTGAGTATGTTGACCCATTGGAGGTATGGTAATGAAGAGAGCATCCATTCGGGTTCAGGAACCGACGCCGGAGCTGACCGAAAAAATCCGCAGGGCAAGAGTTGCCATTTCCCAGCAGAAGCCCAGATACCTGAAATGTCCGTATTGTCAGCATAATGCCATTGCTGTCTACGAGGACACGAGAGGTCATGTAGAATCCAAGTGCAAGAAATGCGGACGGATCACAGTCTTTGATGTGCTGAACATGAGAAGACTGCGCCCGCGTAACAAGTAAGAATCAGAGGACAAGCCTCTGTTCTAAAATAAAATATATGTCATAGCTGAGCTGTGGAGCCGCCTGATAGGTGAAGTCATCCTAATGCCGCATGAGACAGAGTTTAATTGCTCTGTTTTATCGGCATGGGATTCAAACCTCACCGTCATGCGGCTCTTTTTCTGTCTTCACCCTTCCCGCTGCTCCCGCGCAGCGGAAAGGATGAACAATGAAAATCCCTAAAACCCCTATCGCGTTCGATTACGACCTCTGGACTACGGAGGACGGCAAGTGCATGGTGCGCGTGAAACGAACCGGCGAAGTTTCCGAGGTTGACCGCAAGGTTATGAGAATCCTTCGCGCAGAGGAAAAGCGGATCAGACGCTCGTATGGCTCTGACAGCACCTCCGAGGATGAGGACGGCGCAGAGAAAATTTCTGATACCGTGCTGTCCCTTGACGCTATACCGGAGGACGATGTGAAGTCCGCTGCATGGCTGGCAGACTCCCGCGACTGCATGGAGGAACTGATCACCGCCCTCAAAGAGAAGGAGCTTCTTTCCATTCTGACAGAGAAGCAGCGCGAATTGTATCTTGCGATGACCCGTGAAGGGCTGACTCTTCGAGAGTTTGCCCGGAAGAAAGGCATCGGCATCAGAGCTGCATTTGACCTCAAAGCAGCGGTGCAGAAAAAATTTCAAAAAATTTTTTGAGCGGTACTCAACAAACGGCAAAAAGATGTCCGTTGTAAAGTGAAAGGGTCAATCAGACCACTTCGCTGTTCCTTGAAAACTGAATAGT
This is a stretch of genomic DNA from Vescimonas fastidiosa. It encodes these proteins:
- a CDS encoding YecA family protein, whose protein sequence is MSKEQYIEFPEEYTRRELNARYREIPLKDTTSRLLRKYFNAMANLYGIIPLHKAKEIVFSLSPKLVTEDEFLAFAEIARHECEDYYILGGDELYTDVRHTKPLDREIIDVTLIGESIDLFIETKRSQREKPYYVPDKKHLLEYDDPFYCEDTPEKTALRRFMEERLGLSGDKLEDAFDDLLYGVRSVSGSVEGVLSHFDKRNIRFRSDRDMNRFVELYSKFSNTTRMPCNRGYTPDEMMQMTPPEERFKSLSLGPNIRKSLQTGEMDIENFRKQILTMELPSEALRFDLLKQLADIKPSAPQPEKQKKVGRNDPCPCGSGKKYKRCCGK
- a CDS encoding carboxylate--amine ligase: MKYKLFRSPGDLDKAVRKHELVAVETGKSIDDVADALIRAVRDDLAEMPEYAHCETAAYAPEAVKSFRRVRRYRYEMMGIVCPKYAEENVLIDYGIIEEEEA
- a CDS encoding ImmA/IrrE family metallo-endopeptidase; protein product: MKIARELGIHLHFLDNLNDLLGMYTYRHKERHILLNSSMEYLIMQMVCGHEIGHDTFHRDLAKGNEPLPEFVLFDMRTKHEYEANAFASHLIIDDDELIDLMKQDYDVVQLSAAMGTNINLMLIKLNELNRMGWQLNLPYVPHSDFLKNVRPEG
- a CDS encoding helix-turn-helix domain-containing protein, which gives rise to MTFGEKFKAEREKRKLTQQEVADALGINRRMITRYENGISFPRTKDAYRKIAEYFKVDVNYLLTEDEEFVVQASEQYGSRGMKQAKDLIEGMSGLFAGGTLSEQDKDAVMKALQDIYWESKARNVEKYTPKKYKKTSTDAEE
- a CDS encoding ImmA/IrrE family metallo-endopeptidase produces the protein MILSQRQLEEIAASTTKDFNRFFFGDEADKPDRSALPTPIDQFAKNYLGLRVSFARLSPDGSICGVTAYADTEYKITELGITRTLALKRNQVILDESFIRSGNVQRLCAKRRFTLAHECAHQILFQLESEDVKASCEMRYSARTAYTPRELKTREDWNEWQANVLGAAILLPQKEVDLAMRRFEETPLINYEGRYSYGDHLTLRLFCRLFGVSKTTASIRLRQLGYMVDRPLCEYVDPLEVW